From Saccharomyces paradoxus chromosome III, complete sequence, a single genomic window includes:
- the RPS14A gene encoding 40S ribosomal protein uS11 (Protein component of the small (40S) ribosomal subunit~similar to YCR031C), translating into MSNVVQARDNSQVFGVARIYASFNDTFVHVTDLSGKETIARVTGGMKVKADRDESSPYAAMLAAQDVAAKCKEVGITAVHVKIRATGGTRTKTPGPGGQAALRALARSGLRIGRIEDVTPVPSDSTRKKGGRRGRRL; encoded by the exons ATGTCTA ACGTTGTTCAAGCTCGTGACAATTCCCAAGTTTTTGGTGTTGCTAGAATCTACGCTTCTTTCAACGATACTTTCGTTCACGTTACCGATTTATCTGGTAAGGAAACCATCGCCAGAGTTACTGGTGGTATGAAGGTTAAAGCAGACAGAGATGAATCTTCCCCATATGCTGCTATGTTGGCTGCCCAAGATGTTGCCGCTAAGTGTAAGGAAGTTGGTATCACTGCCGTTCACGTTAAGATCAGAGCTACCGGTGGTACTAGAACCAAGACTCCAGGTCCAGGTGGCCAAGCCGCTTTGAGAGCTTTGGCCAGATCTGGTTTGAGAATTGGCCGTATCGAAGATGTTACCCCAGTTCCATCCGACTCCACTAGAAAGAAGGGTGGTAGAAGAGGTAGAAGATTATGA